The following is a genomic window from Chania multitudinisentens RB-25.
ATTGGCCGAGATTTTCACCGCCCGCCGGGTGATGTTGGTTGGATTGATCCTGTTCCTGCTGGGGTCGGTCTGTTTTCTGATCTGGGGGCTGCCAAGCAATAATCTGACGGTAATGATACCTACCTACGCGCTGCGCGGGCTGGGCTATCCGCTGTTTGCCTATGGGTTTCTGGTATGGGTGGCCTATGAAGCACCGCCGGAACGCCTGGGTTCTGCGGTAGGGATTTTCTGGTTTGTCTACAGCGGCGGTCTGAGCGTGTTAGGAGTATTGTATTCTAGCATCATGCTGCCGTACCTGGGGGAAATCCATACCCTGTGGAGTGCCTTAATCTTTGTGGTCTTGGGGGCGATGATCGCCTTAATGCTCAACCGGACGCCCGGCCAGGCAGAAAAAGGTCACCAGGAAAAAGCTTCTCTCAGTTATGTTCTGAAAGGAATCACCATCGCGTTTGAAAACCCGAAAATTGGCTTGGGGGGGATTGTGCGCACCATCAATACCTCGGCAGCTTATGGCTTTGTGGTGTTTATGCCGATGTACATGATGGATATGGGTTTTACCCGCACTCACTGGTTGCAGATGTATGCCGCATTGTGGACGGTGAATATTATCTTCAATCTGATCTTTGGCGTGGTCAGCGATGGTTTAGGCTGGCGTAACGTCGTGATGTGGTTTGGCTGTGTTGGCTGCGCAATAACTACGCTGATGTTCTACTACGTGCCTTATTTCCTTGGGCCAAATTATTGGCTCACCGTCGGTGCTGCGGGTCTGTTCGGCGCCTGTCTGGCGGCGTTTGTTCCGCTTTCTGCCATCATGCCTTCGCTGGCACCCGAGAATAAAGGCGCAGCCATGTCGATCCTGAATCTTGGTGCTGGGTTGAGTACTTTCGTCGGCCCGGCGGTGGTGGGGTTGTTTATCGGTAGCCTGGGCAGCAGTGGGGTGATCTGGATTTTCACCGGCCTGTATTTATTCAGCGGCGTCTTGATGAAGTTTGTCACCTTACCAAAGGAAACCAGCGTGGCGGTGAAAGCCAGTAACCCTAGTTTGGCATCCTGATAGACAGTGACGTTAACCGTTGGAGGAAGCGAATGATGCTTACCCGTCAAAATGAATGTTCCCTGCAAGGGAAAGTGGCCGTGATTACCGGAGGCGCGGCAGGAATTGGCTTGGCTATAGCTGAACGCTATCTGCAAAACGGTGCGCAAGTGGTGCTGTTGGATCGCGCCCCGGCGGTGCAACAGATTGCGCAACAGTTGGACGCACAGTCAGCGCTGGGCATTGTGGCAGATGTCACCGATAAAGCGTCGGTGACGCAGGCTGTTGCGGAAGCGAAGGCGCATTTTGGCCGGTTGGATGTGTTGGTTAACAGCGCCGGGATCGTGCTGTTGCATCCGGCAGAAGAAGTCCCGGAGGATGCCTGGGACAGCACCATGGCGGTTAACTTGAAAGGCGTGTTTCTCACCAGCCAGGCGGTGGGGCACTACTTTCTCCGCCAAGGCAGCGGCAGCATTATTAATCTGGCTTCACAAGCGGGAATGGTGGCTTTGCCGAATCATCTGGCTTACTGCGCCAGCAAAGCCGGGGTGATTGGTTTAACTCAGGTGTTGGCGCTGGAATGGGGGCCGCAAAACGTGCGGGTTAACGCCATTTCTCCCACCGTGGTGTTGACCGAGCTGGGGCGTAAAGCCTGGTCGGGGGAGGTGGCAGAACAGATGAAGCAAAAAATCCCGCTACGGCGCTTTGCTGAACCGCAGGATATTGCCGCCAGCGCCCTGTTTTTGGCCAGCGATGCAGCCAGCATGATCACCGGTGCTAACCTGGTGGTTGACGGTGGTTACACCATCCAATAATTGCCTGCATACGGCGAATTGCAGGCAAGCTGGCGCACATGCAGTTCGCCGTAGGGTGGACACTGATAAAAGAGAGACAATAACGATGAACAGAATCATTAACGATCCCGATCATGTGGTGGAAGATGCGATTCAAGGCTATCTGAAAGCTCACCCGGAATATTTTACCGCGACGGAGAATGCGCGGGTGTTGAAGTACCCGGCAGCGCCGATTAACGGCAAAGTGGGGATTGTCACCGGCGGCGGTTCTGGCCATGAACCGGCTTTTCTGGGCTATATCGGCAAAAATATGCTTGATGCGGTGGCGATTGGTGAAATCTTTTCTTCCCCTACCGCCGGAGCATTTTTGGACGCGTTTAAAGCAGCGGACAGCGGCGCGGGCGTGGCCTGCCTGTATGGCAATTACGCTGGCGATAATATGAATGTCAAAATGGCGATGAAAAAGGCGGCGGCGGCCGGCATGGCGGTAAAAACCGTGGTGGCAAACGACGATGTCGCTTCTGCCCCGGCCAGCGAGATGGAAAAACGCCGTGGCGTAGCCGGTGAAATCCTGATGTGGAAAGTAGGGGCCGCAGCGGCGGCCAAGGGCTATGACCTGAACGGTGTGATTGGTGCGGCACAAAAGGCGATCAATCATTGCCGTTCAATTGGTGTCGGCCTCAGTTCTTGTACCATTCCGGCGGTAGGTAAACCGAACTTCCATATTGCCGACGGCAAGATGGAGATCGGCATCGGCCACCACGGTGAGCCGGGCATTGAGGTTTCCCCGATCCAGACCGCGGCAGCCATGGCCAGCACCATGCTTGATTTTGTGCTCAACGATATGCCGCTTGATAAAGGCCAGGAAGTGGTGCTGCTGATTTCCGGGCTGGGAGCCACGCCGGTGATGGAGCTGTACATTTATTACGCCGAGATTGAAAAACGTCTGGCAGCACAGGGGGTGAAGATTCACCGTCGCTATGTCGGTAACTATTTTACTTCGCTCGAAATGATGGGGGTGACGTTGACGTTAATGAAGCTCGATGATGAATTGAAAACATTAATTGATATGCCAGCCCATTCATTAGGTTTAACCCAGGTGGAGTAAGTTATGACAGAGCATATTTCAACGCAGCATGGTAATGAGATCGTGATGGGGTTGGTGAACGTGATTGTCAGTCACCGGGAATACCTCAGTGAAATCGATGGCGCGATTGGTGATGGCGATCACGGCATCAACATGTCGAAAGGTTTCACGCTGTGTAGTGAAGCGATCAAAGGGCAACATCTGACGTTAGCGCAGGCATTTGATGCGGTATCTGATGCGCTGATGGAAGGGATTGGC
Proteins encoded in this region:
- a CDS encoding MFS transporter, giving the protein MWNGLIHRIGLSPKLMLGYAGVLVFMMGEGLEQGWLSPYLIGQGLTIQESALLFSVYGFAAAIAAWFSGVLAEIFTARRVMLVGLILFLLGSVCFLIWGLPSNNLTVMIPTYALRGLGYPLFAYGFLVWVAYEAPPERLGSAVGIFWFVYSGGLSVLGVLYSSIMLPYLGEIHTLWSALIFVVLGAMIALMLNRTPGQAEKGHQEKASLSYVLKGITIAFENPKIGLGGIVRTINTSAAYGFVVFMPMYMMDMGFTRTHWLQMYAALWTVNIIFNLIFGVVSDGLGWRNVVMWFGCVGCAITTLMFYYVPYFLGPNYWLTVGAAGLFGACLAAFVPLSAIMPSLAPENKGAAMSILNLGAGLSTFVGPAVVGLFIGSLGSSGVIWIFTGLYLFSGVLMKFVTLPKETSVAVKASNPSLAS
- a CDS encoding SDR family oxidoreductase, whose product is MMLTRQNECSLQGKVAVITGGAAGIGLAIAERYLQNGAQVVLLDRAPAVQQIAQQLDAQSALGIVADVTDKASVTQAVAEAKAHFGRLDVLVNSAGIVLLHPAEEVPEDAWDSTMAVNLKGVFLTSQAVGHYFLRQGSGSIINLASQAGMVALPNHLAYCASKAGVIGLTQVLALEWGPQNVRVNAISPTVVLTELGRKAWSGEVAEQMKQKIPLRRFAEPQDIAASALFLASDAASMITGANLVVDGGYTIQ
- a CDS encoding dihydroxyacetone kinase subunit DhaK translates to MNRIINDPDHVVEDAIQGYLKAHPEYFTATENARVLKYPAAPINGKVGIVTGGGSGHEPAFLGYIGKNMLDAVAIGEIFSSPTAGAFLDAFKAADSGAGVACLYGNYAGDNMNVKMAMKKAAAAGMAVKTVVANDDVASAPASEMEKRRGVAGEILMWKVGAAAAAKGYDLNGVIGAAQKAINHCRSIGVGLSSCTIPAVGKPNFHIADGKMEIGIGHHGEPGIEVSPIQTAAAMASTMLDFVLNDMPLDKGQEVVLLISGLGATPVMELYIYYAEIEKRLAAQGVKIHRRYVGNYFTSLEMMGVTLTLMKLDDELKTLIDMPAHSLGLTQVE